A single Bifidobacterium asteroides DNA region contains:
- the trxB gene encoding thioredoxin-disulfide reductase: MKQTVHDAIVIGSGPAGYTAAIYLGRAGYAPLVIAGALTPGGQLMNTTEVENFPGFPKAVLGPDLMDQMREQAEHFGAQIEYDDVVSVDLSGDIKRITTDGGEEYQTRAVVITTGSQYRKLEIPGEREFSGRGVSYCATCDGFFFKNKPIVVVGGGDSAMSDADFLTRFGSSVTLIHRRQGFRASKIMVDRAKANDKISFILDSVVTRINGDGSGVTSLDVRNTATGQQSNIPANGVFVAIGFTPQTAFFNGQVDLDQDGYILVKGGSTKTSVPGVFAAGDVTDKIYRQAISAAGMGCRAALDAQEYLTSLDKR; encoded by the coding sequence ATGAAGCAAACTGTTCACGATGCCATTGTCATAGGGTCCGGACCAGCGGGTTACACCGCCGCCATTTATCTTGGCAGAGCCGGTTATGCTCCCCTCGTTATTGCTGGAGCCCTAACGCCCGGCGGTCAGCTTATGAACACGACAGAAGTAGAGAATTTCCCAGGATTTCCAAAAGCTGTACTGGGACCGGATCTGATGGATCAGATGCGCGAGCAGGCCGAACATTTTGGTGCTCAGATCGAATACGATGATGTCGTCTCAGTTGACTTGAGTGGAGACATCAAACGGATCACCACCGATGGCGGTGAAGAATACCAAACTCGAGCAGTCGTTATCACCACCGGTTCGCAATATCGAAAGTTGGAGATTCCCGGAGAGCGCGAATTTTCTGGGCGAGGGGTTTCCTACTGCGCCACATGTGACGGATTCTTCTTCAAGAACAAGCCGATCGTGGTCGTTGGCGGCGGCGACTCTGCCATGAGTGACGCAGACTTTCTGACCCGTTTCGGCTCCTCTGTCACGTTGATTCACCGTCGCCAAGGCTTCCGCGCTTCAAAAATCATGGTGGACCGAGCCAAGGCCAATGACAAGATCAGCTTCATTCTCGATTCAGTCGTCACGCGGATCAACGGCGACGGTAGCGGCGTAACCTCTTTGGATGTACGCAATACAGCAACAGGTCAGCAGTCCAATATTCCGGCGAATGGAGTTTTTGTTGCCATTGGATTCACCCCTCAGACTGCTTTCTTTAATGGCCAAGTCGACCTGGATCAGGACGGCTATATTCTGGTCAAGGGTGGGTCAACGAAAACCTCCGTACCCGGAGTCTTTGCCGCTGGTGACGTAACCGACAAGATCTATCGTCAGGCCATTTCTGCTGCCGGTATGGGTTGCCGTGCAGCCTTGGATGCTCAAGAGTATCTTACGAGCCTGGATAAGCGATAA
- a CDS encoding murein biosynthesis integral membrane protein MurJ: MSSVGRNSAIMATGTAASRVTGQIRTILLAAAIGTTGIAADAYQTGAMIPQVMFTLISGGIFNAVLVPQIVRTLKERDAADRLNKLITVAMVLLALLTLLLMLGTPVLTTIYLNSKWNPAQRALANSFTLWCMPQVFFYGLYTVLGQILAAKGRFTAYAWSSVGANLISCLGFLVFILLFGNARSQPVGFWDNGKVALTAGAWTLGVAFQALVLFIPLIMSGFRYRPRWGLRGIGLRSMGSVAAWSMGVVVIDQLANVINARINNGAPLEGNPLDIAGNGSYQNAYTLFILPYSLVAVSVSTAIFPKLSKAVSDGRIGDAREDLSQALRNVGLMMFFFTAVMLAIPVPITRALLPSVGVHEAVLISGPLIGLSLGLVPMSAFLLIQRTFYAFEDGRHPFIFAAVSNTIQVVLVLASIRLAPPRYWAALVGLSLSLSNILSFPMLAGMLRRPFQGYLDGRHILSTYAKAFLAAGLALAASLTVKAPLTRLVGAWVQDRQGHMSWVQALFICVVITLLTAAIYAVTLVALRTEEFTRLMVDLARRLGRTARHPVRSLDALEGRPSRLADRSVRVVHSSSPDSTQPGMDAALENFEETREPGTDGESATAGPPPAPPAPQPVRIVPRNSTVHHGVANHRRRPTSDESSTSMNAHIGDTILGRYTLVTLLRRAKGLSVWRAKDKVLDRDCQLFIAGDSTCTDLININASGLALNKDRRFTPVYQLHTRDGVSLIVTAPDAGMSLRDYMHGPAGETLSDRAMGTIMGEVTEAMRTLHAAGMVDYAVSTSTIRLAPASITLADAPISPMIAHPSVPNEKGLADEEHAIRELAGVLYAMLTRRPDQDGRQPSLQELPKHTPEEFRIICMRGLGLTDDQGAKPVPLVTLAELSALLSPWIPPEELTDSDLIWPEMDGRASIETVALRPVDPKDVLPLPDGLTSSALPAAQTVTHHEPHWKTNQLLFPGRGEIEMLNPEDTDTDLFSLFDERQRQRSLNSRSRRTAAMDVSALRTTTARPAALHDEESKAVTGRMPTVGDDQHRPPEAISGSGVTADNPVERGFSQWDFDKSGGRQARAASSRSASQSAPQSNGDSHARREDDAEAHDRTHARVASGSTDQAYEEQQNVDPNQHAERAPRSPKKRDVDEEEQQTTVMEPLPPSFTPEIHSMPAPVTYSELPDDGQDEDLDDETDMADTRLFGRFTTRSVVIAVAAAIIVVALVWAVSTISGSRPNVGKEEGGWPVMSNVPFPGGTDGDEEATTSSNGKAKANGKAKAGADKVSHADKEAKKVPDPPKPKNTTAYQSDRQLFLNKPAGLQGFGWYMHLTKPEEVSRLTIVMPQSGGHAQIYANSTAAQPNQGQPLADFSFDPSGTTQVTLREPVTTQDLVVWVPMDGMPGNSLRFTSVQAF; the protein is encoded by the coding sequence ATGAGCTCCGTAGGGCGCAATTCCGCCATTATGGCCACGGGCACTGCGGCATCCCGGGTGACCGGGCAGATCCGCACCATCCTGCTGGCAGCCGCCATCGGCACCACCGGGATCGCAGCCGATGCCTACCAGACCGGCGCCATGATCCCCCAGGTCATGTTCACCCTGATCTCGGGCGGCATCTTCAACGCCGTCCTAGTCCCGCAGATCGTGCGCACCCTCAAGGAGCGGGACGCGGCTGACCGGCTGAACAAGCTGATCACCGTCGCCATGGTTCTCCTGGCCCTGCTGACCCTGTTGCTGATGCTGGGCACTCCGGTGCTGACCACCATCTATCTGAATTCCAAGTGGAACCCCGCACAGCGGGCCCTGGCCAACTCCTTCACCCTCTGGTGCATGCCCCAGGTCTTCTTCTACGGGCTCTACACGGTACTGGGCCAGATCCTGGCCGCCAAGGGCCGGTTCACCGCATACGCCTGGAGCTCGGTGGGCGCCAACCTGATCAGCTGCCTGGGCTTCCTGGTCTTCATCCTCCTGTTCGGCAACGCCCGCAGCCAGCCGGTCGGCTTCTGGGACAACGGCAAGGTGGCCCTGACCGCCGGAGCCTGGACCTTGGGGGTGGCCTTCCAGGCGCTGGTCCTCTTCATCCCCCTGATCATGAGCGGCTTCCGCTACCGACCGCGCTGGGGTCTGCGGGGCATCGGCCTGCGATCCATGGGCTCGGTGGCTGCCTGGAGCATGGGCGTGGTGGTCATCGACCAGCTGGCCAATGTGATCAACGCCCGCATCAACAACGGCGCCCCCCTGGAGGGCAACCCCTTGGACATCGCCGGCAACGGCTCCTACCAGAACGCCTACACCCTCTTCATCCTGCCATACTCCCTGGTGGCCGTCTCCGTCAGCACGGCCATCTTCCCCAAGCTGTCCAAGGCGGTTTCGGACGGCCGCATTGGAGATGCCCGCGAGGATCTGAGCCAGGCCCTGCGCAATGTCGGGCTGATGATGTTCTTTTTCACTGCGGTCATGCTGGCCATTCCGGTGCCCATCACCCGTGCCCTGCTGCCCTCCGTGGGCGTCCACGAAGCAGTCCTGATCTCGGGACCCCTGATAGGCCTGTCCCTGGGGCTGGTGCCCATGAGCGCCTTCCTGCTCATTCAGCGCACCTTCTACGCCTTCGAGGACGGAAGGCATCCCTTCATTTTCGCAGCCGTCTCCAACACCATCCAGGTGGTGCTGGTCCTGGCATCCATCCGCCTGGCCCCTCCCCGCTATTGGGCGGCCCTGGTCGGACTCAGCCTGTCCTTGAGCAACATCCTCAGCTTCCCCATGTTGGCAGGCATGCTGCGCAGACCCTTCCAGGGATATTTGGACGGTCGGCACATTCTTAGCACTTACGCCAAGGCTTTTCTGGCGGCGGGCCTGGCGCTGGCAGCCTCCCTGACGGTCAAGGCTCCGCTGACCCGCCTGGTCGGCGCCTGGGTCCAGGACCGGCAGGGCCACATGAGCTGGGTGCAGGCGCTCTTTATCTGCGTGGTCATCACCCTGCTGACAGCGGCCATCTACGCCGTGACCCTGGTCGCGCTGCGCACCGAGGAATTCACCCGGCTCATGGTCGACCTGGCCCGCCGTCTGGGCAGGACGGCGCGGCACCCGGTCCGCAGCCTGGACGCCTTGGAGGGACGGCCCTCCCGGCTGGCCGACCGCTCGGTCAGGGTGGTGCACTCCTCCTCCCCTGATTCCACCCAGCCTGGCATGGACGCGGCTCTGGAGAACTTCGAAGAGACCCGCGAGCCCGGCACTGATGGAGAATCCGCGACAGCCGGGCCCCCACCGGCTCCTCCGGCCCCCCAACCCGTTAGGATTGTGCCTAGGAACAGCACGGTCCACCACGGCGTCGCCAACCACAGGCGACGCCCCACTTCTGATGAGAGCTCGACAAGCATGAACGCGCATATCGGAGACACCATCCTCGGCAGATACACCTTGGTCACCCTGCTCCGCCGTGCCAAGGGCTTGAGCGTCTGGCGGGCCAAGGACAAGGTTCTGGACAGGGACTGCCAGCTCTTCATCGCTGGCGATTCGACCTGCACGGACCTGATCAACATCAACGCCTCCGGCCTGGCGCTGAACAAGGACCGCCGATTCACTCCGGTCTACCAGCTGCACACCCGGGACGGGGTCTCTCTGATCGTCACCGCCCCCGATGCGGGCATGTCCCTGAGGGACTATATGCACGGGCCCGCCGGCGAGACGCTGAGCGACCGGGCCATGGGCACCATCATGGGCGAGGTCACCGAGGCCATGCGCACCCTGCATGCCGCCGGCATGGTCGACTATGCAGTCTCAACCAGTACCATCAGGCTGGCGCCGGCCTCTATCACCCTGGCAGATGCCCCCATCTCGCCCATGATCGCACACCCGTCAGTCCCGAACGAGAAGGGATTGGCTGACGAGGAGCATGCCATACGCGAACTGGCTGGCGTGCTCTACGCCATGCTGACCCGCCGCCCCGACCAAGACGGACGGCAGCCCAGCCTGCAGGAGCTTCCCAAGCACACGCCCGAGGAGTTCAGGATCATCTGCATGCGCGGACTGGGATTGACTGATGACCAGGGGGCCAAGCCGGTGCCCCTGGTCACTCTGGCCGAGCTGTCGGCGCTGCTCAGCCCCTGGATCCCTCCCGAGGAGCTGACCGACAGCGATCTGATCTGGCCTGAGATGGACGGCCGCGCCTCCATCGAGACCGTGGCTCTGAGACCGGTAGATCCCAAGGATGTACTGCCCCTGCCCGATGGGCTGACCTCCTCCGCCCTGCCTGCCGCACAGACTGTGACCCATCATGAGCCACACTGGAAGACCAACCAACTGCTCTTCCCCGGCCGGGGCGAAATCGAGATGCTCAATCCCGAAGACACAGACACCGACCTCTTCTCGCTCTTCGACGAACGTCAGCGGCAGCGCTCGCTGAACAGCCGCTCCCGCAGGACCGCAGCCATGGATGTGAGCGCACTCAGAACGACGACTGCCAGGCCCGCTGCCTTACATGACGAGGAGTCCAAGGCAGTGACCGGGCGGATGCCGACCGTGGGAGACGATCAGCATCGGCCGCCCGAGGCCATCAGCGGCAGCGGCGTGACCGCCGACAACCCCGTTGAGCGCGGCTTCTCCCAGTGGGACTTCGACAAGTCCGGCGGTCGTCAGGCCAGGGCGGCATCCAGCCGGTCCGCCTCACAGAGCGCCCCACAGAGTAATGGAGACTCACATGCCCGGCGCGAGGATGATGCCGAGGCACACGACAGGACCCATGCCCGCGTGGCCAGCGGCTCGACCGACCAGGCATACGAAGAGCAGCAGAATGTCGACCCGAATCAGCATGCCGAACGAGCGCCCCGATCTCCCAAGAAGCGCGATGTTGATGAAGAAGAGCAGCAGACCACGGTCATGGAGCCCCTGCCCCCCAGCTTCACGCCTGAGATCCACTCCATGCCGGCGCCGGTGACCTATTCGGAGCTTCCGGACGATGGCCAGGACGAGGATCTGGATGACGAGACAGACATGGCCGACACCCGTCTATTCGGCCGTTTTACGACTCGCTCTGTAGTCATTGCGGTAGCGGCCGCAATCATCGTAGTGGCCTTGGTCTGGGCGGTCTCGACCATCTCCGGCTCCCGGCCCAACGTCGGCAAGGAGGAGGGCGGCTGGCCGGTCATGTCCAACGTCCCCTTCCCCGGTGGGACTGATGGGGACGAGGAGGCGACAACTTCCAGCAATGGCAAGGCCAAGGCTAACGGCAAGGCCAAGGCCGGAGCCGACAAGGTCAGCCATGCCGACAAGGAGGCCAAGAAGGTCCCCGATCCGCCCAAGCCCAAGAACACCACGGCCTATCAGTCGGATCGGCAGCTCTTCCTGAACAAGCCCGCCGGCCTGCAGGGATTCGGATGGTACATGCACCTGACCAAGCCGGAGGAAGTCTCCCGCCTGACCATCGTCATGCCCCAGAGCGGCGGCCATGCTCAGATCTACGCGAACTCCACAGCGGCCCAGCCCAACCAAGGGCAGCCGCTGGCCGACTTCAGCTTCGATCCCTCGGGCACCACACAGGTCACCCTGCGTGAACCGGTCACAACCCAGGACCTGGTCGTCTGGGTGCCCATGGACGGCATGCCGGGCAACTCCCTACGCTTCACGTCTGTCCAGGCCTTCTAA
- a CDS encoding DUF6049 family protein, which produces MIQTPLRPNGRTSQRTHAFNRWARWARILPAIVLLLALVMTPWLPTPALAAPNHQNSAEVALRWSTPVVTDKSGYALRATVTNTANQPMENAHLSVSTSALYSFSSRADMQAWSEGHARIPTPDVLGTQSVPTIPAGQSVEVSVNVPADQDAIKKMTSWGPKPVRLSLSDSQNRVLGDVFTFLTRTWDGLPTAGTPALSLTMVMPLISSDWNIDDKAMTALMTQPGAESDPGSGKDKDQSVTLTRQGSRRQEEQSLLLAKHGSLQALGDPVYLSAFANRPKIQGLIQPADFDITGYASQNQDRYARAGVTPESWSAQTAAKLYPDAASGTYAWQGKQEWTMESIAAARRAGYQTVIAPQGFEVGAGTSAHTGKYTIDTQAGQVTVLSAQRELSNLARGNPSSTRATGEQTQAGQTARFMAQSAFYQMEQPYAERSLMVCFDADQDTQHADRIMTELEHAPWIHLEPMDNLMRAPDFTGGSSGLLKALEADDGQGGAKHGDSSAATLDSLIASRADIDRFASSILADDQQASQPTASATTGKTDSQALARQDADATARQPKDPHQWLNRLTAAHDDLALKSLGGTAAAAGLADQAGAISHRLLDGISITPSESLNVVSETASMPVTVSNSHPYPVHARISARTDSMEIVTSRLADVVIPARSEAQVTFKVRVATAGRANVDIGLLDSQGRPFGQMRRAQITSNLRLSDMSGLLIIVFAVLLGLLGLWRQFHRTKDPDE; this is translated from the coding sequence ATGATCCAGACCCCCCTGCGCCCGAACGGGCGCACCAGCCAGCGCACCCATGCCTTCAACCGATGGGCTCGGTGGGCTCGAATCCTACCGGCGATCGTCCTCCTGCTAGCCTTGGTGATGACTCCCTGGCTGCCAACACCGGCCCTGGCTGCCCCCAATCATCAGAACTCGGCCGAGGTGGCCCTGCGCTGGTCGACGCCTGTGGTGACTGACAAATCCGGTTATGCCCTGCGCGCTACGGTGACCAACACCGCGAACCAACCTATGGAAAATGCCCATCTGAGCGTGTCCACCAGCGCCCTGTACTCCTTCAGCTCCCGGGCCGACATGCAGGCCTGGTCCGAAGGCCACGCCCGCATCCCCACCCCGGACGTGCTGGGCACTCAGAGCGTACCGACAATCCCGGCCGGGCAGAGCGTCGAGGTTTCAGTCAACGTGCCGGCTGATCAAGACGCGATCAAGAAGATGACCAGCTGGGGCCCCAAACCCGTCCGGCTTTCCCTGAGCGACAGCCAGAACCGGGTCCTGGGCGACGTGTTCACCTTTCTGACCCGGACATGGGATGGCCTGCCCACTGCAGGCACACCCGCCCTGTCTCTGACCATGGTCATGCCGCTGATCTCCTCGGATTGGAACATTGACGACAAGGCCATGACAGCGCTGATGACCCAGCCCGGTGCCGAATCCGATCCAGGCTCGGGCAAGGATAAAGACCAGAGCGTGACACTGACCCGTCAAGGGAGCCGCCGCCAGGAAGAGCAGAGTCTGCTGCTGGCCAAGCACGGGTCCCTGCAGGCCTTGGGCGATCCGGTCTACCTGTCCGCCTTCGCCAACCGTCCCAAGATCCAGGGGCTGATTCAGCCAGCCGACTTCGACATCACCGGATACGCCTCCCAGAACCAGGATCGCTATGCCAGGGCCGGGGTCACCCCCGAGTCCTGGAGCGCCCAGACAGCAGCCAAGCTTTATCCTGATGCCGCTTCCGGCACATACGCCTGGCAGGGCAAACAGGAGTGGACCATGGAATCCATCGCCGCAGCCCGTCGCGCCGGCTACCAGACGGTCATTGCCCCACAGGGCTTCGAGGTAGGAGCCGGCACCTCCGCCCACACCGGCAAGTACACCATCGACACCCAGGCCGGACAGGTGACCGTCCTGTCGGCCCAGCGCGAACTCAGCAACCTGGCAAGGGGCAACCCAAGCTCCACGCGGGCCACCGGGGAGCAGACCCAGGCGGGGCAGACGGCACGCTTCATGGCCCAGAGCGCCTTCTATCAGATGGAACAGCCCTACGCCGAGCGCTCCCTTATGGTCTGCTTTGATGCCGATCAGGACACTCAGCATGCGGACAGGATCATGACCGAGTTGGAGCACGCTCCCTGGATCCACCTGGAACCCATGGACAATCTGATGCGAGCACCCGACTTCACCGGCGGCTCATCTGGCCTGCTCAAGGCCCTCGAAGCCGATGACGGTCAGGGCGGCGCCAAGCATGGCGACAGCTCGGCAGCCACCTTGGATTCCCTGATCGCCAGCAGGGCGGACATCGACCGGTTCGCCTCCTCCATTCTGGCCGACGATCAGCAGGCCTCCCAGCCCACCGCCAGCGCCACGACCGGCAAGACCGACAGCCAGGCCTTGGCCCGACAGGATGCTGACGCCACCGCCCGCCAGCCCAAGGATCCACACCAGTGGCTGAACCGGCTGACCGCCGCCCATGACGATCTAGCCCTGAAGTCCCTGGGCGGAACCGCAGCCGCCGCCGGCCTGGCCGATCAGGCCGGCGCCATATCCCACCGGCTCCTGGACGGCATCAGCATCACGCCCAGCGAGTCCCTGAACGTGGTCAGCGAGACGGCCTCCATGCCCGTCACCGTCAGCAACAGCCACCCCTACCCGGTCCACGCCCGCATCAGCGCCCGCACCGACTCCATGGAGATCGTCACCTCGCGCCTGGCGGATGTGGTCATTCCCGCCCGCTCCGAGGCCCAAGTGACCTTCAAGGTCAGAGTGGCGACGGCCGGCAGGGCCAACGTGGACATCGGCCTGCTGGACAGCCAGGGCCGCCCCTTCGGTCAGATGCGCCGGGCCCAGATCACCAGCAATCTGCGCCTGAGCGACATGAGCGGCCTGCTCATCATTGTCTTCGCCGTGCTGCTTGGGCTCCTGGGGCTCTGGCGGCAGTTCCACCGCACGAAGGATCCGGACGAATGA
- a CDS encoding aminotransferase-like domain-containing protein — MADDPNIASKVIKNDPWYSSYAARAEQMRASEIRALFAVANRPEVVSLAGGMPYLGRMPFDKLADQLGDMLRSKGQVAWQYGSAQGDPHLREDVLPIMELEGIKDVQPDDVVIVNGSQSGLDLITRIMCDPGDVVLAEAPNYVGALGVFQSFQVDVVNVAMDGDGLIPEALEETILEQRRQGKAVKFLYTVPNFHNPAGATMSVERRPRIIEIARKYHVLIVEDNPYGLLAFDGQTYPALRSYDSEGIVYLSSFSKIIAPGMRVAWMVAPPGIRQKLVLANESAILCPSNMSQMTITTYLDNFDWKSQINDYRGMYKERCDAMDEALKKYLPYCSWLKPKGGFYIWLKIPQGLNAKDMLPRAITAKVAYVSGTAFYDNGEGADHMRLSFCYPTPDRIREGIRRLSTVIENELATVRLFEPDSGKERG; from the coding sequence ATGGCGGATGATCCCAATATCGCATCCAAGGTCATCAAGAACGATCCCTGGTACAGCTCCTATGCGGCACGGGCCGAGCAGATGCGCGCCTCCGAAATTCGCGCCCTCTTCGCTGTCGCCAATCGACCCGAGGTGGTCTCCCTGGCCGGCGGCATGCCCTACCTGGGCCGGATGCCTTTCGATAAACTGGCCGACCAGCTTGGCGACATGCTACGGAGCAAGGGCCAGGTGGCCTGGCAGTATGGGTCAGCACAGGGCGATCCCCACCTGCGCGAGGATGTGCTGCCCATTATGGAGCTGGAAGGCATCAAGGATGTCCAGCCGGATGACGTGGTTATCGTAAACGGCTCCCAGTCGGGACTGGACCTGATCACCAGGATTATGTGCGACCCCGGCGATGTGGTGCTGGCTGAAGCACCTAATTATGTGGGTGCCCTGGGCGTCTTCCAGTCCTTCCAGGTCGATGTGGTCAACGTGGCCATGGACGGAGACGGACTGATTCCCGAGGCTCTGGAGGAGACCATTCTGGAACAGCGCCGCCAAGGCAAAGCGGTCAAGTTCCTCTACACTGTACCCAACTTCCACAATCCTGCCGGCGCCACCATGAGCGTCGAGCGGCGGCCGCGGATCATCGAGATCGCCAGAAAGTACCACGTGCTCATTGTGGAAGACAATCCCTACGGACTGCTGGCCTTCGACGGCCAGACCTATCCGGCCCTGCGCTCCTACGATTCCGAGGGCATTGTCTACCTGAGCAGTTTCTCAAAGATCATCGCCCCGGGCATGCGCGTGGCCTGGATGGTTGCGCCTCCTGGCATCCGACAGAAGCTGGTTCTGGCCAACGAGTCAGCCATTCTCTGCCCCTCCAACATGAGCCAGATGACCATCACCACCTACCTGGACAACTTCGACTGGAAATCGCAGATCAATGATTACCGGGGGATGTACAAGGAACGCTGCGATGCCATGGACGAGGCTTTGAAAAAATATTTGCCCTACTGCTCATGGCTCAAGCCCAAGGGCGGCTTCTACATCTGGCTGAAGATACCCCAGGGGCTCAACGCCAAGGACATGCTGCCCAGAGCGATCACCGCCAAGGTGGCTTACGTGTCAGGCACAGCCTTCTACGATAACGGGGAGGGAGCGGATCACATGCGCCTGTCCTTCTGCTACCCCACCCCAGATCGGATCCGGGAAGGAATACGCAGACTGTCCACAGTCATCGAGAACGAACTCGCCACCGTCCGGCTGTTCGAGCCTGACAGCGGCAAGGAAAGGGGCTGA
- a CDS encoding D-alanine--D-alanine ligase family protein — MAPKHSKTPRQQTGGKTAAASKAKATASATTTTVASPTSTAATTSATAAGEVAKKAKRTSHRSIREATPVTMDDVTSLASKATKRADKSILVICGGLSHERDVSISSGHRVQGFLEEAGWTVRVHDMDGSLLPYLTDESTRPDLVWPLLHGANGEDGSIRDVLEMAELPYIGSRAKASRTAWSKPIAKNVVRMAGLHTPHSVTLPESMFRELGVEPVIDMLLGSLGLPLFIKPTMGGSAMGCTMVTEQSQLTQALINCFAYGDVALIEQAVTGTEVSVSILEFDGHPLVLPPLEIWTPSGTYDFEARSTPGPTEFYVPARLDAKTTQTVSDAALTAHRALGLRDISRTDFIVDAQGQPQFLESNVAPGMTDTSLLPQSAQAAGYNLPELYTALVQSVLNQKRTD, encoded by the coding sequence ATGGCGCCCAAGCACAGCAAGACACCTCGGCAGCAGACCGGGGGCAAAACCGCGGCAGCCAGCAAGGCCAAGGCAACCGCGAGCGCGACGACGACCACGGTCGCAAGCCCGACCAGCACTGCGGCCACCACTTCAGCCACAGCTGCTGGCGAAGTGGCCAAAAAAGCCAAGCGGACCTCACATCGCTCCATCCGTGAGGCTACGCCAGTCACCATGGACGATGTCACCTCCCTGGCCAGCAAGGCCACCAAGCGTGCTGATAAGTCGATCCTGGTGATCTGCGGCGGCCTCAGCCATGAGCGTGATGTCTCCATCAGCTCGGGACATCGAGTCCAGGGGTTCCTGGAGGAGGCCGGGTGGACAGTCCGCGTCCACGACATGGATGGCTCGCTTCTGCCGTACTTGACCGACGAGTCGACCCGCCCCGATCTGGTCTGGCCTCTGCTGCACGGCGCCAACGGCGAAGACGGCTCCATCCGGGATGTCTTGGAGATGGCGGAACTGCCCTACATCGGATCCCGGGCCAAGGCATCACGGACCGCTTGGAGCAAGCCCATCGCCAAGAACGTTGTCCGTATGGCCGGATTGCACACTCCGCATTCCGTGACGCTGCCCGAATCCATGTTCCGCGAGCTGGGTGTCGAACCCGTTATCGATATGCTTCTAGGCTCGCTGGGGCTCCCGCTCTTCATCAAGCCCACCATGGGCGGCTCAGCTATGGGGTGCACCATGGTGACTGAACAGAGCCAACTCACTCAGGCGCTGATCAACTGCTTTGCCTATGGTGATGTAGCGCTGATCGAGCAGGCTGTCACGGGCACCGAGGTCTCTGTGTCCATCCTCGAGTTTGACGGACACCCCCTGGTGCTGCCTCCGCTTGAAATCTGGACTCCCTCAGGCACCTACGATTTCGAAGCTCGTTCCACACCCGGCCCGACAGAGTTCTATGTTCCAGCCCGACTGGATGCCAAGACCACGCAGACTGTCAGCGATGCCGCACTGACTGCTCACCGTGCTCTGGGGCTCCGCGATATTTCACGAACCGATTTCATTGTTGATGCACAAGGTCAGCCGCAATTCCTGGAGTCCAATGTGGCGCCCGGCATGACGGACACTTCGCTGCTGCCACAGTCAGCGCAGGCCGCTGGTTACAATCTGCCAGAGCTATACACGGCATTGGTTCAATCAGTTTTGAATCAAAAGCGAACCGATTGA